DNA from Pelodiscus sinensis isolate JC-2024 chromosome 1, ASM4963464v1, whole genome shotgun sequence:
cagtgtagacatagtcctatagtggagcacccacagggacaaacatcttgaagaaccatcgttacttcacagagtgagtaacttctcttttcgTTATCCTCTGTGCAACACTATAATTTGCACTTGTCTTTCAGCATTTAGATGCAGTGGGATTGTTTCTTTATATATATCAGAGATTTGAGTGAGGACATGTATTTTGCACTTGTCTACCTTTAATAGAAAGCTTGCATATTGCTCCTCTGGCTCTTATAAACAAACTTCTCCAGTAGTAATAACAAACACCTGGTTAAATCTGTTTTAttgtatatttttttctcttaaacAGGTGATGGTCAACGGGCATGAATACAGGCCTAGCTTTCCTAGCCTTAATAAGAAGCATGCTAAAGCCACAGCAGCAACTGCAGCTCTCCAAGCGATGGGACTTGTACCAAAGGAAAGCATGCCCAATGCCACCATCTTTAGGAGTGCCTCACACCGCTAgatattgtttttttttatattgaCATAATTTCAGATAATTGTACTCTGCACAAGAAAGGTATTTTCCTGTTTCATGTTGTAAATACATTGGTGATTCCCACATTGTAAAAACTGTACAGGCGCCTTCAGAATTTTCTTTTGTACCatcaaaaatgtatttaaatcatACTTTAGTTTTTGGTATGTTTATATTGTTTACATTAGTGATGTAATTATTTCTTAAATGACTAAATTCAATAGACAGATTTAGGAGGGCATCAGTAATCTAAACCCTTGTTTTAAAACGTATACGATTTCTCTTTGAAACCCATGCAAGTTCTCTTCAATATGGAATGTTAACACTTTCATACTCTTTTGTACTATGATGCAGTTTTCCCTGGTCTTGGTAAAGCTACTGTTGTTAGTACCTTTACCCATAGCCAGTACAAGGCTGTGCAGCTTATCATAAGTCTAGAAAAAGGCTGGTATGTACTGCTGGACAGATACTGGGCCAGTAATGTTACCCCTCCAAGAAAGTAGGTAAATTATGGCACTGTTGTACAGTGCTAACATTACCACTTTTTTCTGTCTTGTTTGGGGTTTAAGTCAGTGGTGTACTGCGACTGGCCACGTGGCTTACATTTTAAGACTAAAAAGAACAGGCAGATGACCTGGTTTAAATGGGAGGGAAGAAAGTCCAGCAATGAAATTGATGAGAATTGCAATGTAAAAGTGTCTCTCCCCTGCATGTTCTGGTAAGGAGATATAAAATTGTCTATTCCAATCTCAAATTAACACTCTGCCTGATGTTGATTGTATGAATTTGTGGTTAATGTGAATTTTAAGCTATAACAAATTACAACTGGATGGAGGTAGAATGATGCTTCAATTGTTGTACCCAACTCCGTCAATAAAGCCGCACAAGTTCATAATCTTAATCATTGGTCATCAGTAAATAGTAAGATCTGTGCCAAAGCACTAATTTTAGAAAATCAGCATGATGTTAGGAGTATgtactgggggcgggagggggagcagtagtGACCTGTTTCCATCATAGGAAATATAAAGTTTTCAGTTTATATAAAGTTATCAAGCTAATTTTTGGCCTGAGGTTTTCTGTGCGTATAGTCCATAAGGGTTTTTTCAAGTTTGATCCCAAGTCTCGGCAGTTTTTGATAATGAAAGTGGGTGGGAAAAATAGGCAGTTTGtttttctgactttttaaaaatacctctAAATTGTTGATAGGGGGGAGACTTACTAAATTTGCAGTGGGGAAAATAGTTCATGTCATACCTGGTTCAATTAAATCTTAGGAAAAGGTCACATGCCTAATATTTTGTATACTTAGTTACTTCTGAAAAGttttttctcttctaagtttgtATCCTTGTAGCAGCACAGAGCTCCAGAAATTCACAGGGACAAAATAGAACTCTTATGCATCAATCTGTCCTTTGGCCTGAAAGGAAGGAACTTTGTGATAGGAGTCAGAAGATAATGAATTCTGTTCCCATTTGTCCATAGAAGAAATGTTCTCTATCCTTTACATGCTTTTTATTGAATAAAACATCAGTGTTCATCTCTGAGGGTGACTGAAGGTGAAAGTCACCTCAGGCAAAGCTGGAAATGGAACCTTGCTGTGTGGCAGATAAGTTCCATCTGCACTTGTTTGGCAGGAAGAAATATATGCAATTTGTGTGACTGGTTAGGCTTTACGTGAATTGAAGTTCTTCCTAGGTAACCATCAGTACAAGATGCTTTGAAAGAActgaataaatactataaatgaTTGTTAAAATAATCAGCCTGCAAGAGTACCAACTCTACTCCCTATCCATCAGTTCATATTCCAATTGTGAAAGCACTATACCAGTGGTCACTAATCTGTCATTCGTGACCGATCGGTCTATATTGGAGCTTTTGCTAGTCGCTTGTGATCCTCACATACTGTCTGTTCCTGCCTGGCCCAATGCTgcttctggaagtggctggctggctgagtgtGGGTATGTGTCCACAGTTCTTGTGGGGTGGGTGAGATGAGGCAGCTCTGTGCTACCCTTCCCCCAGCATTGTCCAAGCCACTATTggctggttcccagccaatgggggtgGCACATGCAGGCATGGGGAGCAGTTCAGCACAAGATCTCCTTCCCCTCCAAGGGGCCACACATGTTCCTGCACTCAGCCAGGCAACCATTTCCAGGAGTGGTGTGGGGCCAGCCAGGCAGACACAGCTTGCGTGAGCCCCACTCTGTTGCTGACTTGGGAGCCACCTGTGGTGAGTACCTCCTCACTGCAGCTTACGCCCTTACTGCCTGTGCCcaaactcccaggctatgtctagagtggcatgattttccagaaaacaaatctgagctgtctacgctggcccttttgtgcaaaaggacttttgcctgaatgggagcagcatagtatttctgcaagaagcactaatttcttacagtaggaagtcagtgcttttgcggaaattcaagcggccagtgtagacagctggcaagtttttccggaaaagtggctgattttctggaaaaactggccagtctagacagccccAAATCCCACACCCAACACTACTACAAtcttgagccccctcctgcacccagagtgttgaagtgcaagctctgagagGTAGTTTAGGTACAGGAGTGAGCTCTAGGCTGGGGCAAACACCTTCCTAGAGTTTGCACCTCAACATACtctcccagcctagagccccatcctgcacccaaacttgCTCCTAAAACCCAATCAACCTCCTGCATCCTTtacctctggccccagccagatgaaaggggggaggggaggaggaggccaggtAGATCATGAATTGGACTTCATTTCTTGAATTTATCTTGCATGTAAAAAGATTGGCCACTACTGCTCTGTAGAAAAGTTCctaaaggattttaaaaatccatttataaaattaaaaactCCATAGTGCAAAGTGATGTGCTCATAGAAAATGTCTGAATTATCTGTAGCACAGAAAGGGAATATCAGAAACCATAAAGTAATTAAGCAAATGAAGTTGTTGCTGATAGAGAACCCCTGCTTTATTTGCAGCAGACTGTGGAAGGTCTGTAGTGAAAGTAGATTACAAGATAATGTAGGTAGCCACTAAATGTGGGTTTATGTGCATCTGATCAAGGCTCACAGGCTATTGTTTGTAAAATTGTGTCACACTGTTCCAGGTGGAGTTATAGCTATATAGTACCTGTGAGAAATCATGCCCTATTTCAGGAAGACAAGAGCATCAGTTGGTTCCAAGATGATCTTCACAAGCAGCAGGGCTAGAAGTGCTTCACTGAAAACCTATACTCTAATGTGCAAAAGAACACTCAGATATGAGGGGGTTAGTGATTCAAACTTACATGCCAAAACCCTATCCATTCTGCCTAACAGAAAGTGAACCTTTTCACAAGAGCTGGTTTAGTTTAAATAGTTctattctccctccttcccctcccacccaatcaAGAAATAAGACCTCAGGAAAGACTGCAATGATACTAGAATTAAGGTAATCTATTCTTAGTTCTGTTTAAAGGTGATAAAATGAATATAGATGACATCAAGTCCTCTACTAATGGGGAAGAGTTGATGTTGCTGATTTAACTCATTGTACCATCAGATTTTCTCATTTAAGTATCATAGTAAGTTAGTGAGGACACTATATTGTGAAGATTACTGAAATAGTAGACCATAACACAGTAGGCTGTTAATTTTTATAATTACACTTATTAATCTGTAGTTTCATAGTGAAAAGTAAAATCCAAGAGCTATTGCAACCTCTAATTGTCTTTGAATTTACAGGGGGGAGCCTGTTCTGCATATTGATCTTAAGAGCTCATGATTTATTAGTCCAGAAAGATTCATAGAAAAAGCATTCTACAGCTCTTCAAGGCGTTGTATCAGTTTCTAAGTTACTTTCAGCTAAAAAGTTAGGGAATTTGTGTTGTCTATACAGCTacagcaagggtgggcaagaggGCCTCCacagcctggatccagcccttggaggacctgctgctgccctgctcccgggccatttgggggggggggagaggggggtactCCTATGAAGTTTCCTctgtcctgccaggagcatggagctCCTAGAAGggcaggagactttgcatgctcccctgcccccaagccctgattggcctggggacagaagAGGGAGCAggcaaagtctccttccactgccaggggcatgggcacttaGAGGGAAcagtcctccctcacccccagactaaTCATGGTTTGTGATTGGGGAAGCATGGAAATATCCTGTCTCTACCCCTTCTGGTGGTGCCCACGGCCACTGCAAAAATTGCCTACCCCTGATCTAGAGCAATTATGTTCAGAGCTCAGTGGTTCAAAAACCAAATTATGCAGAAGAATCACAATATTGTGAATTAGttgtttcatttactatagtACTAACTGTTGACATTTAAACAGTACAATGGGGAAATAAATTCAGTTACATTTGGTTGATATAGTAAAAACACCCTGAAGTATTAAAAATTAAATCAGTGTTTTTATTTCATAAGCTGCAAGAGGCAGGTTAAAGTCATTGTTGGTTTGTCAGCTTCAGTTTGAGCATCACTGAGTGTACTTTTCATTGCAGAATAGTTTCAAATAATACTCTTAAAGAGACAGGTTACCTGTGACATTAACAGCTAGTTTGCACTCTGCCAAAGCTGAACTACATAATGAAACATTGATATTTAGCTTCTGTTACAGGCAGTATAATAAATAGCATGTCAAAATAACATAGCTATCCAGTTTCAGAATTACTGAATGTAAGTTTATTCAGCTAATCTTAATAGCATTGAAGTCTTTTTTAGATGACAGTTCTTCCTTTAAACTTCGGTAGTTCTAGTTCCAGCTAATAAACGTTAATAGTGTAAAGAGAGTTACCACTGCTAGGTGGAGCAATACCACAACTTGTTAGATTAATTTATGCCTTTAATGAAAGGTGACCTCCAGGGTTGAATAGCATAGGAGTCATTCCAACTTCTATAGAAACTAGATATGGTTCCTTTAACAGTTCTGTACCTTAGAAATGACATATAATAATCCTTAAAAGGGTCCTCATCCCAGAGAGGAGAAAACACAATTaccttttttataaaaaaatttatttaaaaacattgacAACAAATGCAGAGGTTGCAGGTTCAGAGACAGTGTTCTTGCTGGATtatccaaaataactttttccaCTGGAAGTTACCTTGTGTGTGGTGATATGGGCAACAGAAGTTCTTTCCCAAGTAGACAATTCTTCCCTCCTGGTACATTAGCACAATAGCACCTGAAGAGTGTTGACTAAACATTACTAGTCCTTATTTCATGAACTAAAATGGCATAGTTAAGATTTCCAGCTGTAAGCATAGTCTCTCATTTCTAGGAGTCGTATGGAAGACTTTCCTAGTGTTGGAAGTTGAGTCAACTGATCCAAGGTTTTTAGATGTAACCCACATTTAGTAAGGTCCTTGCACATAGTTTCCTATGGAAATTCAGTTTCACAAAAAGATATGTAAGATGCATTGGTTTCAAACTACTATAATCATTTTATACCCTTTTTTGTGCCAAAGTACTGTAGCTACTAAAGAGCTGCCTAGTCTACTGGTGGCATAGCAGGCGATAGAGACTGGGTTTAAGTCATCCGTTTAATGAACAGGTTTTCCCGCTGTTATGACTAGAAATCTCAGCCTCCTTGCTACCACTGATAAAACCTTGTAAACTGGTTAAACTAAAGTGGCCACAACTGGGTGTTTCCCATAATCCCAAGTGAAGAGCAGTTTTTTCACATGCACTAGTCTGCTGTTTCTAGTGATAAAAGGGTATTAATCCTAACACAGAAGACAGCCTTTCCATTGACTTACCTTATTTAAAGTTCTCTCTGTGGTAGTGTTAAACACTGCTGTTGGTTCATGGGTATATAACACAGCAGAAAAAGCTCCCCTTTGTGCAGATTTGAGCAGCATTGTCAAAGTATGCAGACAATGAGGCATGACAGGACCTGTAATCTCCAAGCTAAATATATCATTACAGCGCAAGTGAACTGGTGTTTTCACGTTGATACTTCGAGCCTGAAGACAGTAAGTTACACATTTAGTGTCTAATACATCAAGATTAATCAAATGTCTTTTCATCTATTGCAAAAGCATCTTCAATTTAAGGTGTTCAATGCTTCAATGTTCTTACAAGACATGGGTATGGCATGATTTTTATTATACTAAACCCTAATACACAAGAGCACTACACAATATAGTAGGTAGAGTGTGCAactgcttggagggggggggaaaaggagggTGTAGTCTGAAAGAACAAACATCCCATAACGGAATTTAGGTATGACACCATAGTTAATAGCACTACTCTTGAGGCTCCTCTGCCTCTTTGTAGGTAGAGTTGGTAGAGGCACTAGTTCAGAGCACACCAAAAGTGGGCAGTTCCATCAGCCAGATTCTTAACACAACAGGATTACTAAAAATACATAAGGGCAACCTTAGTGAcgtggaaaagaaaaaaaaagttttaacccTCTGTCTTGAAAGTGAGAGACACATCTAAGCCTCCAAATCATTTAAATCTGTACTACCAACCGTAAAAATTCAATAGAGAGGTAATTAATGTTAAATTCAACATCAATTATAAACTACACAAATGGCACCAAGAGGAATAACCATATAAGGATGTGCGAAAGAATAAAATGTCCCTTTCCTTTCTGAAGACAGCATCAGAAAGTTTGCTACTACCACAATCTGAGACCATTTGTATAAAGTCATTCTGCTTTTTACCTTGAGTGTTTGCATAGTTGCACCTCGAAAAGCAACGGGGGAGAGAAGTGTTGgtggcagccctgcctgggggcctgCAGCAGCCACTAAACTCTTACAGTTTATCAGGAAGTTCAACAACATGAATGTGTTTGTTCCTTTTACTAATGCAACAGATTCTGGCTTGTGATCCATTTgcacttcatttttttctttacgGCTATGTTGAGATGGGTCAAAGGAAATATATGATAAGTTTAAAGGCATCAAATAGAGCAAGACCAAGAATTTTAGTCAAGTAAAAATTTACTGAAACAAAGCTCTCTGCTAATTTTCAGTTGATCTGGAAAGGTAAAGAACTAAAAAATAGCTCCGGCccaatgatttcaaaataaagatgaGGCAAGGAATATTCTCCAGATTGTTTGTTTTATAATTAAACATATCATTTAAAAAACCCACGATGAACCAAACAGTTTCTAGCCATTCAGGTAGAAGCTGTACTAGTAGTTCTCTTGTGTTTTATTTTGGTATTAGAAAAATTCAGtttctgggggtttttttaaacaaaaaaagcaaaggtgctggtactagggttgccagatgtcgaGTGGGCTTCCATCCGGCGCgagtgctcccagggctggctggagccaTACCAGtgtgtaccgtcacaaaaaaagcactggaaaaATTGCAGTGTGAAATAAAGTATTGTTCCTAGGTTTAGTTGTGTACCAAGACAAAAGTTTGTATAGATAAATATCTTTAGCTAAACTATCACTGAACCATTCTGGGAGGTGACAAACAGCTTACACTCTCTCCAGGTGAAGCGATATCTCCAGACTGGGCATATATAGATCACTGAAAAGGCAGTTTAACATAGCATGCTAGCCAATATTTACTATGTATGGTTTTACAAGGGAAGTCTGTTGATTATTTCTTATCTTGGCAGAAACAGCTGGACTTGATTCTTATATCAAAATACAAAAACTCATCAAATACAGAGAGAAATGTCATAAAAGTTTGGACATGGTTGTGTAGAAATACTAGTTGACAGAGAGAAAACCTAGCACTCATATGATTTCCTTACACCATTTCATGACAGAGTGGTATATTTTTCTTACGCCACATGGAATCTACACTTCCTAGTCTTAGATGAAATTTATAACTAAATAAGCTTCAGACAGAAGCCTGTTATTCCATAAAAAATATTCTTTAACTACACAGATAAGAGAATGTAGTTATTACTCTAAGCCTAAACAGAAGGCAGGTCAGTAACAGGTGTATTTTCACTCATTACATTTTACAATGTGATAGAATCCATTAATATTTGGTACAATAAAAAAGTGCAATCGCTTAGTGATCCTGTAacagtattttcttttctttttttttttttttaaagacaaaactGCAGTGTTAAGTATAGAAGCAAATGCCATATTTATGACCACTTACTGTAAAAGAAGCGTATCACTAACTGAAAATTCTACAGAATTACTATTATTgcataagcgacgaggagtcctgtggcaccttatgtcCTGCggcttctggaaatttccactacatgcatctgacgaactgggtctttgcccacgaaagcttatgcgcctacacttcagttagtctataaggtgccacaggattcctcgtcgcttttgcagattcagactaacacggctacccctctgattattGCATAGTGATTAATGAACTACAATTTAAAAACCACAGATCTTTACCACAGAGAAGCCAAATGCTCAATGCCTGTTTGAGATTAATATATTCTGGTACTCAAAGGATACAGTTTGATAGAAATTGCATCTGGCTTTTTAATCTTGTCTTGGACTCCCATCTCCTCAAGCCAAGAAAAACTTTCATCATCACTCACTCCTTGTTCCCTAAGAAAAACACTCCACATTAATATCTATAGAATTGTCCAGGCAGCGGCAAGTGCATTTAAATTGTAGATAGGCAGTTTTGTGACATACTCTCCATCTTCACTGTTTTTGCTTGTTTCAGAACTGTTATCTTCTGTGTCCACGTTTGTTTTACAGTTTTTCTGCTTCTTGCTCCTAGTTTCTTCTACAAAAGGTAAATAAAATTCTATGCCTGAGTAGGGAAGGTAAAGcaaatgaatggtttatatatatatcaaGGTTAGAAAGCGAGTTTTATACTTTTTTCAAATTTTCATGGAAGGAACTCCATCTTACCTTCATTTCTCATGGCTTCCCGTAAACCCCGGGTTGTGGGCGAAATAACAGCTGTGATAACATCACTTCCTGCAAGGCCTGCTGCACGGAACAGCACAGTAAATTGGTAGGTGCAAACATAGAAATAGGGACATAGCCTGGCTTTGAGAAGATTATATAGGGAGGTAAAACTGACAGACCTGCAAGTTAGACAAAAGAGAAGTTATAACATTTTAGATAATCATTCTGTAAGAGACATTTTTATATTACTGTGACCTGCTAAAACAACCACCTACACCTCAAATAGGTTTTAACAAAATACTCCATAAAATCTCTCAGTTGTAGGGTACTGTAGATAACATTCACCTAATATGATTAGATTTGAAAGATGAGGTCTTGGAATATGAAGGGCCAGGTTTTCAGAAGCACTCATCATCCTCTGTGCTGAGCCTCTTCGAATAATGTTTGGCCCTGATTGTGGGTGCTGAGCTCTGAGAAGTTCTCAGTGTGTTCCCTTAAAAAACAACTTCCTAGTAGTTTTGCAAAATTCTTTCAGATCAACAACTTGGCTTGGAGGGGCGTTTAACACAAGAAGTTAGCAGTCAAGTCTTAAGACTGGCTACTGAGAATATTCAGCTCCCTTTACTATGATAGATTTTAGAAGAGATTTGCATGTCTGCTGTAAGTAGTCATAAGAAAGAGGTTACTTACTACAAGTAGGCTTTCAGATTTTACAAAACACCAACCTTACAAATGATGAGTTTTATGAGCCACATTTTTCCAGTTGGGAGATGAGAGTGCAGGGAGACAAACATAATCACTAATGAAATTGGGTCCCTGACAAACAAGTCATCACATCTCAATGCATTAGAAGTTGGTTTTCAATGGTTTTAGGTCCAAGAAAGTGATGCATCATATTGCAACTACACACTATAGCTATGGTAAATTTTGAAATGTTCACTTTTAAGACCTCAATATTCACGAATTTGGAAATACTGAATCTACTGTagtattggaccaaattctgttggagAGACACAAATTACACCTTGACTGGTCCCTTGAAATGTGTGTTAACTATGGATGCTAAACTATTTATTCGTCCTTGTATTTAGATGTGGCAGTAAGTTTCTCAGACCTGCAGTAGAGctctgaaagcttgtctcttaccAACAgcagttgatccaataaaatatattaccttccAATCTTGTCTCTTTGATATTCATTGAAAAAAACAATTAGAAATCTCCACAAGGGCCACCCCCCTAGACTATTTGAGGGAATGCAATCCCCCATCTACCTCAGTTTCTTCCTTTCAAACAGAAAGACTTGGTGGGAGGTGTATGTTGTAAATAGTGAGGAAACTCAGAATAGTTATTGGTAAGTAGCCTTTCTACTTAGAAATTTCCACTGTGGAAGATTGACATCCTGATGGGGCACTGCTTGCTAAAGGATGAGATTTTAACTAATAAGGCCTTTAGCTATGCTCTCCCAAATTAGGCATTGAAGTACAAATGCTAAATCCAAGGAGCAGTGTCTGGTGACAATGGATCAAACTTCATATCACTCCCATGCACATCTCCACTGTGGGAACCTTCCTAATGCTTGCTACTGACACAGTAGTGGCTCTCACCTGTGAGAGTCTGTTTGGCAATGAGCTCTCTTTGGTATCTTTCCATGTATACTAGAAAATCTAACATTTTTATAACGACCACCGTCTTTTCCTGATAAGAAAAGAGCATCCTCTTCACATCAAGAGTATGAAATAAGTTTCCCTGGGTAGGAATGGGGTGACACACTTGTCTTTTTGGACTACAATGTAAAGGTTTGGTAGTCAAAGCACTAAGCTCACTAATCCTCCTAGAAATTGTATCTGCTACTAGGAAGGCCAATTTTATCTACAGGTGTGTATGTGTCTTAGACAAGATTTAGCTCCTACAATGTGGTAGTGGGGAAATACATTCACCATGCCCTTGGAGAAACTGGAGGTTATAGGGAGATAGATAGAAGATTGGTCAGTGAAGAGTGTGTATTGCTGTCACAAGGCCCATTAGCCTTGAGACTTAAAAGTATAGAATATAGTCTATGACTGCAGGGACACCATCTTTAGGTGGAATGAGTCCTTTACTAGTGGCCCATAAGGAATGTTGGGTAGGAGGATCTCTTCTGAGCTGAGAAAGAGAACTATGCTAATCACAGAGAGTGGTCTTGATCTTCTCTAGAGCCTCATCAGTTGTCAACCCTAGAAGACTTTGCCCTTAAAAGGGAGGTTTTCAATTTTATCCTGGGATTCAGGTGTGAGGCCAAAGGATTTCATACACTATCCTCAGACAGTTGAACCTGTATGCAATCCTCAGTGATGGAAgtcctgcttgcttgcttttgtTCTTTGGAGGAGTCCAGGATGGGGCTTATAGCATCTCAGAGGTCATTACTATGGCAGATCATTATAATCTGGTGGTTTGCTACTCAGAGACCTAGTCACACAGGTGCAATAGGGTGTCCAGTGTTCTTCTCTTATGGGAGAGACAGAGCAGGATGCCTTGTCCCTAACTCTCTTCTGTGCTGCAGTTTCCAGAACAGAGTTTATCAGAGGTGGCTGTAGTAAGAACAGATATCTTTCATCTGGTACAGGACTCAACCAGCAATTCTCATGTACAGGAAGGGATCTAAAATTGGAGAACACCGAAGTACCCTTGGATGGGTTAGAACATTTGAGTTAATATGGAAGGCCGTCTTCTGCATCTGTAATACACTGAACAGATTTCTTTGATAGTGCAACATATTCAGCAAATACACTCCAACCGTACTTTTCACCACTTTTTGAAAACAGTTTGTCAAAGAGTGGAAATGGACAACACGCAAATCTGTTATTCTTCCAAAGGAGACTTACGCCACTCCTCTGAAGGAGTCTCTCATCCCATTCCTCATACAGACAGATGCTGCTGTAGTTCTGGTGTCAGTTAGGAAGGCTGAATCAGTGCTAAATGAGTAAAAGGCACTTGTGAGGGTGATAGGAATATCAGTGAAATGGATTGTGGTCCTGGATCTCATTTCACAAACCTGCAGCAGAGTTTTTAATGGAGTTTTACACATATGGTCACAAGACAAACAGTGCCTAACAGAAGATCCTTCTGTAAGAGCTGGATCTGAGGTGAGGGAATGTGAGTGGGTTTTTTAGGTCAAGTTGGGTGACCCTCTATGTCAAAGATTCCTTAGTGTAGTCCTACGTAAAGGCCTGAAGATGATCTGTACAAGCACTGATCACGAAGTGGAAAAGCACACAATGGCCTGG
Protein-coding regions in this window:
- the DONSON gene encoding protein downstream neighbor of Son codes for the protein MCAAVPGYSPGFKRPPETLRLKRKRARRSEAASPPCPRAAPAPAPRPFPGRRNPFSSLDNAPRPGTAPPRPPGSSELQEQRPPPGSQAPRRSLWQFLDPLQENKSTWKEECPEIADGTPLTNDLHLPVSIPDVTSSPSTEFPADWSIKTRLLFTSSQSFTWAEHLKAQEEAQGFSQHCRATSINFPQSIQDPKLSTELRCAFQQSLIYWLHPSLPWLQLFPRIGADRKIAGKTSFWSHDEALQQVLMSEWSVSFTSLYNLLKARLCPYFYVCTYQFTVLFRAAGLAGSDVITAVISPTTRGLREAMRNEGIEFYLPFVEETRSKKQKNCKTNVDTEDNSSETSKNSEDGEEQGVSDDESFSWLEEMGVQDKIKKPDAISIKLRKEKNEVQMDHKPESVALVKGTNTFMLLNFLINCKSLVAAAGPQAGLPPTLLSPVAFRGATMQTLKARSINVKTPVHLRCNDIFSLEITGPVMPHCLHTLTMLLKSAQRGAFSAVLYTHEPTAVFNTTTERTLNKETMCKDLTKCGLHLKTLDQLTQLPTLGKSSIRLLEMRDYAYSWKS